One segment of Solanum stenotomum isolate F172 chromosome 1, ASM1918654v1, whole genome shotgun sequence DNA contains the following:
- the LOC125861597 gene encoding uncharacterized protein LOC125861597 isoform X2 produces the protein MGSKKRKRGERATTHPRNKYSDNPPDFSLLASKYSTFAPYVFYSGDGRPRIDWTDFNATRELTRVLLHHDHGLNWWIPNGQLCPTVPNRSNYIHWIEDLLSSDIIPKVQADRDTAKGFDIGTGTNCIYPLLGASLLGWKFVGSDFTDVALEWAEKNVKSNPHISELIEIRRVNLENPASSSEELNDEPGEYGQCTDADFDNGKAVVIGPSPPAHLQMHSGIGKGYGGPPILVGVVKDGEKFDFCMCNPPFFETIEEAGLNPKTSCGGTVQEMVCPGGESAFITRIIEDSVQLRQSFRWYTSMVGRKTNLKVLISKLWEVGATIVKTTEFVQGQTCRWGIAWSFLPASKKIVPSQVAEKNNMSFMLEGLQRHQSAFDVLQSVESYFRNMGASSKLDSASFKVDVTLSAEQCNSILKTQTQNGTDQDILKSANCPSDKLNDMRLCVSVFQQIPGTLLVKGLLLQKEIPVPGVFSVIFQQLQEVLKSKFSKGIR, from the exons ATGGGGAGCAAGAAGaggaagagaggagagagagcCACTACCCATCCTCGTAACAAGTACTCTGATAACCCGCCAGATTTCTCCTTATTGGCCTCTAAATACTCTACCTTTGCACCTTACGTTTTCTATTCTGGAGATGGTCGACCAAGAATTGATTGGACCGATTTCAATGCCACACGTGAACTCACCAGAGTCTTGCTCCACCATGATCATGGCCTCAAttg GTGGATTCCCAATGGACAGCTCTGCCCCACAGTCCCCAACAGATCAAATTATATTCATTGGATTGAAGATCTTTTGTCATCGGACATCATTCCTAAAGTTCAAGCTGACAGAGACACTGCTAAAGGTTTTGATATAGGAACTGGGACCAATTGCATTTACCCTCTTCTTGGTGCATCTCTTCTGGGTTGGAAGTTTGTTGGCTCTG ATTTTACTGATGTAGCTTTGGAGTGGGCAGAGAAAAATGTCAAAAGCAATCCTCATATTTCTGAATTAATTGAGATCAGAAGAGTTAACCTGGAAAACCCAGCATCTTCCAGTGAGGAGTTGAATGATGAACCAGGAGAATATGGCCAATGTACAGACGCAGACTTTGACAATGGGAAGGCTGTTGTCATTGGGCCTTCACCTCCTGCTCATCTCCAAATGCACTCAGGTATAGGGAAAGGTTATGGTGGACCACCTATACTTGTTGGTGTAGTCAAGGATGGGGAGAAATTTGACTTTTGTATGTGCAACCCTCCATTTTTTGAGACGATAGAGGAAGCTGGATTAAATCCAAAGACTTCTTGTGGTGGGACTGTGCAGGAGATGGTTTGTCCCGGGGGAGAGAGTGCTTTTATCACTCGCATTATTGAGGATAGTGTTCAACTAAGGCAATCATTTCG GTGGTACACCTCAATGGTTGGAAGAAAAACTAACCTAAAGGTACTGATATCAAAGCTTTGGGAGGTTGGAGCAACAAtagtaaagacaactgaatttGTGCAAGGCCAAACATGCCGATGGGGCATTGCCTGGTCATTTCTCCCTGCTTCCAAGAAGATTGTACCATCTCAAGTGGCTGAAAAGAATAACATGTCATTCATGCTTGAG GGTCTGCAGCGCCATCAGAGTGCCTTCGATGTATTGCAATCAGTGGAATCCTACTTCCGCAATATGGGTGCATCTTCTAAATTAGACTCTGCCTCATTTAAAGTTGAT GTAACTTTGTCAGCTGAGCAATGTAATTCTATCCTGAAGACCCAAACACAGAATGGGACCGACCAGGATATATTGAAATCTGCAAATTGTCCCTCTGACAAACTGAATGACATGCGTCTCTGTGTTTCt GTCTTCCAGCAGATACCAGGGACACTTCTGGTGAAAGGATTATTGCTCCAGAAAGAGATCCCTGTACCAG
- the LOC125861597 gene encoding uncharacterized protein LOC125861597 isoform X5 — protein sequence MGSKKRKRGERATTHPRNKYSDNPPDFSLLASKYSTFAPYVFYSGDGRPRIDWTDFNATRELTRVLLHHDHGLNWWIPNGQLCPTVPNRSNYIHWIEDLLSSDIIPKVQADRDTAKGFDIGTGTNCIYPLLGASLLGWKFVGSDFTDVALEWAEKNVKSNPHISELIEIRRVNLENPASSSEELNDEPGEYGQCTDADFDNGKAVVIGPSPPAHLQMHSGIGKGYGGPPILVGVVKDGEKFDFCMCNPPFFETIEEAGLNPKTSCGGTVQEMVCPGGESAFITRIIEDSVQLRQSFRWYTSMVGRKTNLKVLISKLWEVGATIVKTTEFVQGQTCRWGIAWSFLPASKKIVPSQVAEKNNMSFMLEGLQRHQSAFDVLQSVESYFRNMGASSKLDSASFKVDVFQQIPGTLLVKGLLLQKEIPVPGVFSVIFQQLQEVLKSKFSKGIR from the exons ATGGGGAGCAAGAAGaggaagagaggagagagagcCACTACCCATCCTCGTAACAAGTACTCTGATAACCCGCCAGATTTCTCCTTATTGGCCTCTAAATACTCTACCTTTGCACCTTACGTTTTCTATTCTGGAGATGGTCGACCAAGAATTGATTGGACCGATTTCAATGCCACACGTGAACTCACCAGAGTCTTGCTCCACCATGATCATGGCCTCAAttg GTGGATTCCCAATGGACAGCTCTGCCCCACAGTCCCCAACAGATCAAATTATATTCATTGGATTGAAGATCTTTTGTCATCGGACATCATTCCTAAAGTTCAAGCTGACAGAGACACTGCTAAAGGTTTTGATATAGGAACTGGGACCAATTGCATTTACCCTCTTCTTGGTGCATCTCTTCTGGGTTGGAAGTTTGTTGGCTCTG ATTTTACTGATGTAGCTTTGGAGTGGGCAGAGAAAAATGTCAAAAGCAATCCTCATATTTCTGAATTAATTGAGATCAGAAGAGTTAACCTGGAAAACCCAGCATCTTCCAGTGAGGAGTTGAATGATGAACCAGGAGAATATGGCCAATGTACAGACGCAGACTTTGACAATGGGAAGGCTGTTGTCATTGGGCCTTCACCTCCTGCTCATCTCCAAATGCACTCAGGTATAGGGAAAGGTTATGGTGGACCACCTATACTTGTTGGTGTAGTCAAGGATGGGGAGAAATTTGACTTTTGTATGTGCAACCCTCCATTTTTTGAGACGATAGAGGAAGCTGGATTAAATCCAAAGACTTCTTGTGGTGGGACTGTGCAGGAGATGGTTTGTCCCGGGGGAGAGAGTGCTTTTATCACTCGCATTATTGAGGATAGTGTTCAACTAAGGCAATCATTTCG GTGGTACACCTCAATGGTTGGAAGAAAAACTAACCTAAAGGTACTGATATCAAAGCTTTGGGAGGTTGGAGCAACAAtagtaaagacaactgaatttGTGCAAGGCCAAACATGCCGATGGGGCATTGCCTGGTCATTTCTCCCTGCTTCCAAGAAGATTGTACCATCTCAAGTGGCTGAAAAGAATAACATGTCATTCATGCTTGAG GGTCTGCAGCGCCATCAGAGTGCCTTCGATGTATTGCAATCAGTGGAATCCTACTTCCGCAATATGGGTGCATCTTCTAAATTAGACTCTGCCTCATTTAAAGTTGAT GTCTTCCAGCAGATACCAGGGACACTTCTGGTGAAAGGATTATTGCTCCAGAAAGAGATCCCTGTACCAG
- the LOC125861597 gene encoding uncharacterized protein LOC125861597 isoform X3, translated as MGSKKRKRGERATTHPRNKYSDNPPDFSLLASKYSTFAPYVFYSGDGRPRIDWTDFNATRELTRVLLHHDHGLNWWIPNGQLCPTVPNRSNYIHWIEDLLSSDIIPKVQADRDTAKGFDIGTGTNCIYPLLGASLLGWKFVGSDFTDVALEWAEKNVKSNPHISELIEIRRVNLENPASSSEELNDEPGEYGQCTDADFDNGKAVVIGPSPPAHLQMHSGIGKGYGGPPILVGVVKDGEKFDFCMCNPPFFETIEEAGLNPKTSCGGTVQEMVCPGGESAFITRIIEDSVQLRQSFRWYTSMVGRKTNLKVLISKLWEVGATIVKTTEFVQGQTCRWGIAWSFLPASKKIVPSQVAEKNNMSFMLEGLQRHQSAFDVLQSVESYFRNMGASSKLDSASFKVDVTLSAEQCNSILKTQTQNGTDQDILKSANCPSDKLNDMRLCVSVFQQIPGTLLVKGLLLQKEIPVPGVFSVIFQQLQEVLKSKFSKGIR; from the exons ATGGGGAGCAAGAAGaggaagagaggagagagagcCACTACCCATCCTCGTAACAAGTACTCTGATAACCCGCCAGATTTCTCCTTATTGGCCTCTAAATACTCTACCTTTGCACCTTACGTTTTCTATTCTGGAGATGGTCGACCAAGAATTGATTGGACCGATTTCAATGCCACACGTGAACTCACCAGAGTCTTGCTCCACCATGATCATGGCCTCAAttg GTGGATTCCCAATGGACAGCTCTGCCCCACAGTCCCCAACAGATCAAATTATATTCATTGGATTGAAGATCTTTTGTCATCGGACATCATTCCTAAAGTTCAAGCTGACAGAGACACTGCTAAAGGTTTTGATATAGGAACTGGGACCAATTGCATTTACCCTCTTCTTGGTGCATCTCTTCTGGGTTGGAAGTTTGTTGGCTCTG ATTTTACTGATGTAGCTTTGGAGTGGGCAGAGAAAAATGTCAAAAGCAATCCTCATATTTCTGAATTAATTGAGATCAGAAGAGTTAACCTGGAAAACCCAGCATCTTCCAGTGAGGAGTTGAATGATGAACCAGGAGAATATGGCCAATGTACAGACGCAGACTTTGACAATGGGAAGGCTGTTGTCATTGGGCCTTCACCTCCTGCTCATCTCCAAATGCACTCAGGTATAGGGAAAGGTTATGGTGGACCACCTATACTTGTTGGTGTAGTCAAGGATGGGGAGAAATTTGACTTTTGTATGTGCAACCCTCCATTTTTTGAGACGATAGAGGAAGCTGGATTAAATCCAAAGACTTCTTGTGGTGGGACTGTGCAGGAGATGGTTTGTCCCGGGGGAGAGAGTGCTTTTATCACTCGCATTATTGAGGATAGTGTTCAACTAAGGCAATCATTTCG GTGGTACACCTCAATGGTTGGAAGAAAAACTAACCTAAAGGTACTGATATCAAAGCTTTGGGAGGTTGGAGCAACAAtagtaaagacaactgaatttGTGCAAGGCCAAACATGCCGATGGGGCATTGCCTGGTCATTTCTCCCTGCTTCCAAGAAGATTGTACCATCTCAAGTGGCTGAAAAGAATAACATGTCATTCATGCTTGAG GGTCTGCAGCGCCATCAGAGTGCCTTCGATGTATTGCAATCAGTGGAATCCTACTTCCGCAATATGGGTGCATCTTCTAAATTAGACTCTGCCTCATTTAAAGTTGAT GTAACTTTGTCAGCTGAGCAATGTAATTCTATCCTGAAGACCCAAACACAGAATGGGACCGACCAGGATATATTGAAATCTGCAAATTGTCCCTCTGACAAACTGAATGACATGCGTCTCTGTGTTTCt